The genomic region GACGAGTTTCTCCAGGAGCCGTTCGTCCACCTGCCGGCCGAACCGCCGGGCCATCTCGCGGCCGCGGTCGTCCAGCAATCCGGCGGCCTCCTTGAATCGCCGATATTCGATCAACTGGCGGATCAGGGTCTCGCGCGGGTCTTCTTCCTCCTCGCCTTCCTCGACCTCGGCCGGCGGGCGAGGCAGAAGGGAGCGGCTCTTGATCTCCAGGAGCGTCGCCGCCATCACGATGAAGTCGCCCGCCAACTCGATGTCCAGGGCCTTCAGCAGGTCGAGGTAGGCGAGGTACTGGTCGGCGATCTTCGCGATCTGGACCTCGCGGATGTCCACCTCCTCGCGCTTGATGAGGTACAGGAGGAGGTCCATCGGGCCGTTGTAAACGTCGAGTTCAACCTTGTAGGTCATCGTCGCCTCGTGTCCGCTAATTCTACAACGCTGTCTCAACGCAGAGATCGCAGAGAGCGCAGAGATAAACTCTTATTTCACAACCCCGGCGCGCCGAGGCACGGGCCCCCCAACGTCACGCCGTCTCCTTATTCCTTTTTATTCCTTTGACAGCCGTTCTCTGCGTTCTCAGCGTTCTCTGCGTTGAAGAACACAGCGTAGTAGTATTAGGATCCCAGCGGCCCCAGGCCGGTGATGGCCTTCACTTCCTCCAGCGTCTTCCTGGCGACCGCCTGGGCCCTTCGTGCCCCCTCGGCCAGGAGTTCCCTCAACCGCTGGGGGTGCGCTTCGAGTTCCTCGCGGCGGGCGCGTGGCTCGGCCAGCAGTTCGATGAGCACGTCCGCCAGGCGGGCCTTGCAGTCGGTGCATCCCCAGGCGGCGGTGCGGCACCGCTCGGCCACATGGTCGTATTCCTTCGGTGCGAACGTGCGGTAGTACTGGCAGACGTTGCATTCCTCGGGGTGGCCGGGGTCGTCACGCCGGATGCGCTTCGGGTCCGTAATCATCGAGAGTACCTTCTTGCGGATCGTCTCGGGCGCGTCGGCGACGTCGATCTGGTTTCCGTAACTCTTGGACATCTTGCGCCGGTCGGTGCCCAGGAGGCGCG from Planctomycetota bacterium harbors:
- a CDS encoding segregation/condensation protein A, which codes for MTYKVELDVYNGPMDLLLYLIKREEVDIREVQIAKIADQYLAYLDLLKALDIELAGDFIVMAATLLEIKSRSLLPRPPAEVEEGEEEEDPRETLIRQLIEYRRFKEAAGLLDDRGREMARRFGRQVDERLLEKLV